AGGCGCTCGGCTGGGCAATGACGATTCTCTCACACTAGAACTACTAACTTGGTTCAAATCAAAAGCTGTAGCTGCATTGCTCGGAGCTGTATCATTTGCATTCATTCTTCCTTTCTTGTTCAAGTCAAGAAATGGAGCTGTGATCTGCATCAAATTAACTTTCCCAGTGTCTAGCCTTACTTTGTGGCTAAAATCAGGATTCCCAACTGGAGACGTGCCAAACAAACctaattttttactaacaTACTGTTTCTTCTTCGGTCTGACTTCCGGAATCgggggtaaaataggaagCGTGGCTTCTTTTCTGCGAAGTCTCTCAGTCTGCTTAGTTTGCTTCTGCAGATTTGGTGACTGTCCTAATTTTTCTTTCGGTGGCGAATTCTTAGTCTTCATGTTCACCAAGTAACTAAATCTTTTGCGTAGAAACCTGTGGATTACAATAAAAGATCATTAGGGTAACAGGACATTGAGCACTTCAACATTAGTTGTATCCATTGACAAATTATACTGAGGAACGCGAATATCCATTGCCACCGCACACACAATCTTGAATAAAAACGAATTAACAGAAGACCTAGTGAAACATAACATGCTGAGAAAGTCGCTCCATGGTTCATACTTGCAGACTATGCTCATGACATATCTCACTCACAGAACAATTAACAGCAACGCCTTTCACAGAGGATACAATCTAGACAAAGATAAAGCACACAATCTTCATATTTGTTATTAGAGTAAGAAGCAAGATTATTGCATACCGAACTTCAGCAGCGAGAGCCATCTTGCTCTGCTTCCCCGCCTCTAATCTGCTTCTCATGATATTAACTTCCTGTAGAGTAACAAGACATCTTTACATTATTTACAGTGAAACAACCAAACATGCTGGGACTAACTATTGGAGCAACAAACTGAAACttccaattaaacacacaCACCTTCTAATTGCATCATTTTTGGCTAAGAATCATGAAGAGATACACATCTTGCAGtaagttaataattattttaatctgaGCAACCATGGAAATGAGTACTACTGCACACAT
The nucleotide sequence above comes from Salvia hispanica cultivar TCC Black 2014 chromosome 5, UniMelb_Shisp_WGS_1.0, whole genome shotgun sequence. Encoded proteins:
- the LOC125186544 gene encoding uncharacterized protein LOC125186544 translates to MSMKIQGGILDQTTPYGLAAREDVRAKHKYQTLVQDYHDLQKEVNIMRSRLEAGKQSKMALAAEVRFLRKRFSYLVNMKTKNSPPKEKLGQSPNLQKQTKQTERLRRKEATLPILPPIPEVRPKKKQYVSKKLGLFGTSPVGNPDFSHKVRLDTGKVNLMQITAPFLDLNKKGRMNANDTAPSNAATAFDLNQVSSSSVRESSLPSRAPIFDLNEISMGDEDEDFQTNDEVVKYEESRRSLMRHPNDEVQNDLMLSICRNAGEGSSRVGKRKISWQDPVALRV